The nucleotide window TTTATAAGTATAGGTTGGGGCATGAACGCAATATGATCCCTCGGCCTCATAAAGTCCTCTTAAAAATCTTATCTTATAATCTTCACGGGGTAAAACCCAACCTGGTATTTTAAAAACGATGCCCTTCTTAGGGCCGACGGGAATCTGCAATCTTTTGCTTATAAACTTTTCATAAATAGTGACTGTGGTACAATTTGAATGGCTCTTTTTGCCAACATGAGACTTCCTATAAAAGACGCTTTCAACTAAAAAGGCGACTCTCTTTATCAATCCCTGGTTATTGCTGTTCAAAGAAATTCTCAACACTTCCGTTCTTTGAAGGGCGCCTAAATAACCATCACCCAAAACCATACCTATCAATTCCGCCAAATCGCCGTTCCTTTCCAGCTCCGGATAATGCGAACGAATTAAACCGTTCTTTTTCGCTTTTTCCCTCCATTTAAAAAAATTGTCTATTTTTTTAACCTTTAACGTATTGGAAATTTTCAAAACAGAAGGATGCGTGTATTTAGTTTTCCCCTTATTCCAACTTGATTTCATATGCTTTAAATATAACATGAAAATCAAGTTTTTCCTACCATTAGACGATCTCCCAAAATCAATTATGAATTATTAATTATAAATTTATAATAAAAGCACCTGAAAATTGGCGCTAAAAAAATATTAAATCATTTGCGTCAGCCTGTCAATTTATAATTAATAATTTATAATTTATTATCCCACTATTTTCCCCCCGAAAGTTTTCAAGAGATCAGACATCATATCATTCCCCTTCTCATTTTCCGGCGGCAGTTCATCAGCCGGAACTTCGAGCTCGATATCATTTTCCGGCGCAGCAACTTTATTGCCCGCTTCAGCAACTTCCATATTTTCATCGATCACCGCTTCAATAATTAATTGTGTGCCGTAAACTTCGCGCAGCACATTCTGCACGATCTCTTTCATCTTGGCTTCATTGATGCGGTCTTTATGGAACTTGTATTTAAAGGCCAGACAAAGCTTATTACCGTGGAGATCCCGCGGCTGGCAAAGATGCAGGATGAACGACAGGGAATGATTGTATTTTTTTATCTTGGCCAAGACTTCGCTCCAGCGGGACATGATCTTTTCCTGATCAGGAACCGCGCCGCCCGAAAATTTAATCGGCTCTCCAGAATCAATTTTTTTTTCATTTTCAGGACCGGCGCTGGCCGTCCGACTTTTCGCCGCTCCTTCGACAGCCGCGCTAACGGCCGCCTTTGCCGGTGATACTTTTTCCAGGCACAATTCAGCGATTGCCAATTCTACCGGCAATTGGATGATAAAGCTGTTTTTCATCTCCGCTTTCGCCGCAATCATTTTTTCCAAGATCGCGATCAAATATCCGATCTCTAAATTTTTCTTCAGATCATTGATCTTAATTTCAAAACTCTCGCCGATATCAAGGCCAAGGCGTTCGCCGAGGCTTGGATTGATCTTGGACAATAAAATTTTCCGCAAAATTTCCACGAAGTCCCCGACGAACTTTTCCGGATCAACGCCGTCGTCGATGAATTTATTGATCAAAGCGATGGCGCCGGAGGCATCCTTCTTGATTAAAAATTCCAACAATTTGATAATTTCGGCAATGTCCGATCGGGGTATCACCAAATCCGCTTCGGCGCGGGTGATCTCTTTGCCCGAGATCGAAACCAATTGGCCCAAAAGGCTTTCGGCATCGCGCATATGGCCCTCGGCCTGGCGGGCGATGGCTTCCAAGATTTCACGATCCGCCTTGATCCCCTCCTGCTTAATGATATA belongs to Patescibacteria group bacterium and includes:
- a CDS encoding LAGLIDADG family homing endonuclease, whose product is MKSSWNKGKTKYTHPSVLKISNTLKVKKIDNFFKWREKAKKNGLIRSHYPELERNGDLAELIGMVLGDGYLGALQRTEVLRISLNSNNQGLIKRVAFLVESVFYRKSHVGKKSHSNCTTVTIYEKFISKRLQIPVGPKKGIVFKIPGWVLPREDYKIRFLRGLYEAEGSYCVHAPTYTYKFFFKNCNKSLLRIVYFLLRGLGFHPHKGENVVQISRKAEVEAIINLLKFRKY
- the dnaX gene encoding DNA polymerase III subunit gamma/tau → MATLYRKYRPQTFKEAVGQNHIKITLQNEIGTGKIAHAYLFCGPRAVGKTTFARLMAKAVNCLNRKEGEFEPCDKCSSCLEIIAGRSLDIVEIDAASHTGVDNVRENIIASARVTPSKYKYKVFIIDEVHMLSISAFNALLKLIEEPPAHVIFILCTTEIHKVPATIISRCERFDFRRISIEDTVKKLSYIIKQEGIKADREILEAIARQAEGHMRDAESLLGQLVSISGKEITRAEADLVIPRSDIAEIIKLLEFLIKKDASGAIALINKFIDDGVDPEKFVGDFVEILRKILLSKINPSLGERLGLDIGESFEIKINDLKKNLEIGYLIAILEKMIAAKAEMKNSFIIQLPVELAIAELCLEKVSPAKAAVSAAVEGAAKSRTASAGPENEKKIDSGEPIKFSGGAVPDQEKIMSRWSEVLAKIKKYNHSLSFILHLCQPRDLHGNKLCLAFKYKFHKDRINEAKMKEIVQNVLREVYGTQLIIEAVIDENMEVAEAGNKVAAPENDIELEVPADELPPENEKGNDMMSDLLKTFGGKIVG